One window from the genome of Musa acuminata AAA Group cultivar baxijiao chromosome BXJ1-4, Cavendish_Baxijiao_AAA, whole genome shotgun sequence encodes:
- the LOC135644545 gene encoding protein trichome birefringence-like 37 has protein sequence MGSKTFGNFGLHCTLLLLLVASLHGITTESLAHKRRNNGGSARKWERASGVSCKNMFRGRWVYDETYPLYDSSSCPFLQPEFDCQRYGRTDKMYLKYRWKPDGCELPRFDGQDLLKRWKGKKIMFVGDSISLNQWQSLGCMLHAAVPNARTTYTRKEALSTIAFEDYGVSVVYYHTTYLVDIVNEPIGRVLKLDSIQSGSVWLGADVLIFNTWHWWTHRGNSQPWDYVQDGVQVYRDMDRLLAFNKGLATWAKWVDSNVNPATTKVFFQGISPTHYLGVDWGDPSAKNCYRQIQPVKGSTYPGGPVPAQGIVKSVLSTMTKPVYLLDITLLSQLRKDAHPSAYSGDHAGMDCSHWCVSGLPDTWNQILYAALC, from the exons ATGGGATCCAAAACCTTCGGGAATTTTGGGCTCCACTGCACTTTACTGTTACTTCTAGTTGCCTCTTTGCATGGCATAACGACAGAGAGCTTAGCTCACAAGCGTCGCAACAACGGCGGGTCGGCGAGGAAGTGGGAGAGGGCGAGTGGTGTCAGTTGCAAGAACATGTTCCGAGGGAGGTGGGTTTACGACGAGACCTACCCGCTCTACGACTCCTCAAGTTGCCCCTTTCTGCAGCCAGAGTTCGATTGCCAGCGATACGGCCGGACCGACAAGATGTACCTCAAGTACAGGTGGAAGCCTGATGGTTGTGAGCTCCCAAG GTTCGACGGCCAAGATTTGCTGAAGAGGTGGAAAGGCAAGAAGATTATGTTTGTGGGGGACTCCATCAGCTTGAACCAGTGGCAGTCACTGGGCTGTATGCTTCATGCCGCGGTGCCGAACGCCAGGACGACCTACACAAGAAAGGAGGCTCTCTCCACCATCGCATTCGAG GATTATGGAGTGTCGGTAGTGTACTACCATACCACATACCTGGTGGACATAGTGAACGAACCCATCGGCCGCGTCCTGAAGCTCGATTCCATCCAGTCTGGCTCGGTGTGGCTGGGCGCCGACGTGTTAATCTTCAATACCTGGCATTGGTGGACTCACAGAGGAAACAGCCAACC ATGGGACTATGTACAGGACGGAGTCCAGGTTTACAGAGACATGGATAGGTTGCTGGCCTTCAACAAGGGGCTAGCTACTTGGGCCAAATGGGTGGATTCCAACGTCAATCCTGCCACAACCAAAGTCTTCTTCCAAGGGATATCCCCAACCCATTACCT AGGGGTCGATTGGGGAGACCCAAGTGCAAAGAACTGTTACAGACAGATCCAACCAGTCAAAGGATCAACTTACCCTGGTGGTCCAGTTCCAGCTCAAGGCATCGTGAAGAGTGTTCTTAGTACCATGACAAAGCCAGTTTATCTGCTTGACATAACCTTGCTCTCCCAACTCAGAAAAGACGCACATCCATCTGCATACAGTGGAGACCACGCAGGCATGGATTGCAGCCACTGGTGCGTTTCCGGCCTTCCAGATACTTGGAATCAGATCCTATATGCAGCACTCTGTTGA
- the LOC135644548 gene encoding uncharacterized protein LOC135644548: MPLLNKWGLCGSPTLPLLRPSLSHANLIHRYRPPLPLKKRCGRVLSCSLRQFARSMEGERRPTTAEEEEEGVPSMKLLFVEMGVGYDQHGQDITTAAMRACRDAISSNSIPAFRRGSIPGVNSDQMKLVIKLGVPRSTQHLLDIEMVKSVFPYGEIIKVEVVDGGMICSSGVYLEAMGDKNDDCYIVNAAIYVGY, translated from the exons ATGCCGTTGCTTAACAAATGGGGCCTCTGTGGCTCCCCGACTCTTCCTCTCCTGCGGCCCTCTCTCTCGCATGCTAACCTAATCCACCGTTACCGCCCGCCTCTTCCTTTGAAGAAGAGGTGCGGACGAGTTCTCTCGTGCTCCCTTCGCCAGTTCGCAAGATCGATGGAGGGCGAACGGCGACCCACAAcggcagaggaagaggaggagggtgtCCCCTCGATGAAGCTCCTCTTCGTCGAGATGGGCGTCGGCTATGATCAGCATGG GCAAGATATAACCACCGCTGCGATGCGCGCTTGCCGCGACGCCATCTCTTCCAACTCCATCCCTGCTTTTCGACGAG GGTCGATTCCTGGTGTTAATTCGGATCAGATGAAGCTTGTAATCAAGCTAGGAGTCCCTCGGTCTACCCAGCATCTGCTCGATATTGAGATGGTTAAATCTGTCTTTCCTTA TGGCGAAATTATTAAGGTGGAGGTTGTCGATGGAGGGATGATATGCTCAAGTGGTGTTTATCTTGAAGCGATGGGAGACAAAAATGATGATTGCTACATAGTGAATGCTGCGATATATGTTGGCTACTGA